The following is a genomic window from Candidatus Vondammii sp. HM_W22.
GCAGCAGTGCCAACGGGAGTGCGGAGAGGATCAGCCAATTATTGTCGGAGCTTGTCTGCAGTGCCATGGGCAGTGTAAAGGGCACCAGCAGTAGCACCATATAGAGGTACCGGGAGTTTTTACGCCCAAGATAGTTTGTGAGGGTGAATTTGCTGGCTTTCACGTCAGAGTCGAGGTCTCTGTAATTGTTTACCAGCAGTACCGCCGCAGCCAGAAAGCCCACGGCACAGGCAGAGAAAAAAATATTCAGCGAGAGCGACAGCGTTTGAATGTAGTAACTGCCCATAACGGCAAAAAGGCCAAAAAAGATAAACACAAACAGCTCACCACTGGCGCTGTAGGCGATCGGTCGGGGGCCGCCGGTATAGGCGTATCCAGCGGTCAGAGAGAGTAAGCCGATGATGATAATCGGCCAGCCACCGATCATCGCCAGATAGATGCCGGTGAGAAAGGCGAGGGAGAAACTGATCTTGGCGGCACGCTTTACTGCCGCCGCGGTGAACCAGCCCTGGGCCGTGGCCCGCTTCGGTCCCAGGCGTTCGTGGGTATCGGCTCCACGTTCAAAATCAGCGGCGTCGTTGTGCAGGTTGGTGCCGATCTGGATCAGCAGGGCGGCAATCAGTGCCGCCAGGGCAGGTAGCCAATGCAGCTCCTGTTGTTCACTCCATGCCAATGCACTGCCCACCAGTACGGGTGCCAGTGAGATACCGAGTGTTTTTGGCCGGATGGCGAGTAACCAGTGCCGAACCTGCCTGTTAAAATCTGAGCCCATGAATAATAGCTCTGTGGCTGAGTTGAAAACGGCTATTCTATCCTTTTTCAAGAGTTTCCGAGCAAGCACCAAATAATTTAGATAAGAAATAGCATTTGTTTGGTTTGATGGTTTGGCAGATGATGGATTTATGTCAAATAAATCTGATTGAATTTATAGGGATACATTCATTGATTTCAATACCGCTTTTTAGACTCGGGCTGACCTGGATTTTTTTGGCAGTTTTTCTTTTCTCGCTGTCGTTGCAGGCAGAGGAGGATGAGACAGGAGCACTGATTTTGTCTCAGAAGCTGGAACTGATGCAGATTCAGGCCAGGATGTCGGAGTTGGAGACATCTGTGGAGCTGGATCAGGCAAGCAGGGCTGCGCTGGAGCTTTTTCGTTCAGCATTCAACCGGCTCAAAGCCTCGCAGGAGGACAAAGAGGCTGTCGCCCGTTACCGGCAATCCATTGATACGGCTGCAAAGCAGAAAGAACTGCTGGCCAAATCCCTGCAGCAGGCGAGGGATCTGGGGAAAAAGCCTCTGTCTTTGCCGCAAAATCCGACCCTGGATGCCTTATCCCAATGGCTAGGTCAGGCAGAGGCCGACCAGAAGTTGGCGCAGACCCGGTTGTCTGAGTTGATAGCGACACTGGCAAGTGAGCGGGCACGCCCGGAGCAGACTGGCTTGGAGTTGGCAGAGGTCAGGTTTCGGCTGAGTGAAGTCGAGAATAGTATTGGATCACCTGAGGTGTTGGGTGAGTCAGCACTTACTGCTGAAGCCCGCCGGACATCGATGCTGACGAATCAGCAGGCGTTGATGAGTCGTATTAACCGCTTGGAGATGGAGCGGTTGAGCTATGGGCCGAGGATGGAGCAGCTCAATGCCCGGATCAATTTTGCCCGGGAGGCATCGAAGCAGGCAGAGAGCCGGGTCCAGGCGCTGCAGGAGTTGATGAACGAGCGCCGAGCCGCTGAGGCCGACCGGGCGATACAGGATGCGGCACAGGCCTGGCTGGAGGCCTCTGGCAAGCATCAATTGATTCAATCATCGTTAGAAGAGAATGCCACCCTGAGTGGGCAGTTGAGTGCGCTGGCGGTTGAGATTGAAAAGGCTGCCCGGGATCGCCAGCGGGTGGTAGGGAAAATGGCCCTGATCAATTATAACCTCGGGCGGGTAAAACAGCAGCTCGACATCACGGGTCTTGACGATGAGTTGCTTGGCCAGGTGTTGCGCTCCCAACGCAAAGAGTTGCCTGATGTTACCCAACTGCATCTGAGCCTAGAGGAAGAGCAGCGTCGCCTGGCTGGATTGCGCCTTGAGCAATTCCGGTTGGAGGACCAGCGCCAGCAGTTGGCCACAGATGAGCAGATAGCCCTACAGCTGGAGCGGGTCAAACCGACTGATTTGACAGAACAGCAGTGGCTGGTGTTGACGAAGGAGCTGGAAAAAGTTTATCGCGACCGTTTTCAACTGCTGGAAAAGTTGCAGGCTGCTTATATCCGTTATGAGAAGTTGCTCAGTGACCTGAGCCTGGGGCAGCAGTCACTGGGTAACAAGGCGGGCGAATATGCTGCACTGCTGGACCGTAATCTGATCTGGATACCCAGTGCCAATCCGTTGAACATGGATGTTATAAAAGAGACAGTGGGTGCGATCGGTTGGGTCTTTTCAGGGAAAAACTGGGGAGAGGTAGTGTGGAGCATATCAAATGGGCTTGCCGAAAGACCTTTCAGAGGCGCGCTGGCGTTAATCCTCTTTGTGCTGGTTTTGAGTGTCAGGCCTTCGATGCGCAGAGACCTGGAACAGATGGCGGTGAAAGTAGGTAATGTCAGCCAGGACAGCTTCCTGCTTACCCTCCGTGCCTCTCTCTATACACTATTGCTGGCACTGCCCTGGGTGATGCTGCTCGCTGCTCTGGGCTGGATGCTGATCAAGAGTGGCGTTCATCCGTTCAGTGACGCAGTTGGCGAGGGATTCAGACGCAGCCTGACCATCTTCTTTGTCTTTCAGGTGATTCGTTATCTGCTTATACCCAATGGACTGGCCGAGGTGCATTTCCGTTGGCAGCCTGATGTCACTGCTCTGTTCAGGCGGCATCTGTACTGGCTCGTGCCGTTGCTGGTTACTGCCGTGTTTATTGTCGGTGTCACTGAGTGGCAGGATAATGAGATTTATAGAAACACCCTGGGAAGGAGTGTCTTTATTATCGGATTATTGATATTTGGCTTCTTTACCCACCTGACCCTCAACCCCTGGAGTGGGGCGCCGGACTCTATGCAGAGAGAGGGGCGTAACGGTTGGGGGCGGGGTGCCTTCTGGTACCCTCTGGCCCTGATGATAACACTGTTGTTGGTTCTATTATCGTTTGAGGGGTATCACTACACGGCAGTGAAGCTGGGACGTCTGTTGCTCCAGTCAATAGCAGCCGGTTTGCTGGTATTTGTTCTCTACTATCTGGCGGTGCGCTGGCTGTTGGTGGCCGAGCGGCGGCTGGCACTTGCTCGGGCGAGGGCGAAGCGCCAAGCTGTGCAGGAGGCCCGGGAAGCCAAAGAGATTGCCGAGGCTGCTGGTGAGGGTCTACCGGATACCCTCGATATGAAAGAGATCAACCTCGCCACGATCAATGAACAGACACGGCGTCTGCTGCGTGTGCTGGCACTGGTGGCGATGATGGGTCTGCTGGTGCTGGTGCTGGTCTGGTCAGGGCTGATGCCGGCACTTGGTTTTCTGGGTGATGTCGTGCTTTGGCAGCACATCTCCCTGGGAGTGGAAGGGGAGCAACTGACCCCCATCTCCCTGGTGGATGTATTGCTGGCCTGCCTGGTGCTGGTGCTGATGGTTGTGGCCGGACGCAATCTGCCCGGGCTGCTGGAGATAGCACTGCTTCAGCCGATGGCGGTGGACCCTGGTACACGTTATACCGTTTCCAATATCAGCCGTTACCTGATTTATGCCGCCGGAACAGTAACTGCCCTTGCCTTGGTTGGTCTTGCCTGGGATGACGTACAATGGCTGGTGGCCGCCATGGGGGTAGGGCTGGGTTTTGGTCTGAAGGAGATCTTTGCCAACCTGATCTCCGGTATCATGATCCTGTTTGAGCGACCCATCCGAATTGGCGACAC
Proteins encoded in this region:
- a CDS encoding mechanosensitive ion channel domain-containing protein, translating into MSQKLELMQIQARMSELETSVELDQASRAALELFRSAFNRLKASQEDKEAVARYRQSIDTAAKQKELLAKSLQQARDLGKKPLSLPQNPTLDALSQWLGQAEADQKLAQTRLSELIATLASERARPEQTGLELAEVRFRLSEVENSIGSPEVLGESALTAEARRTSMLTNQQALMSRINRLEMERLSYGPRMEQLNARINFAREASKQAESRVQALQELMNERRAAEADRAIQDAAQAWLEASGKHQLIQSSLEENATLSGQLSALAVEIEKAARDRQRVVGKMALINYNLGRVKQQLDITGLDDELLGQVLRSQRKELPDVTQLHLSLEEEQRRLAGLRLEQFRLEDQRQQLATDEQIALQLERVKPTDLTEQQWLVLTKELEKVYRDRFQLLEKLQAAYIRYEKLLSDLSLGQQSLGNKAGEYAALLDRNLIWIPSANPLNMDVIKETVGAIGWVFSGKNWGEVVWSISNGLAERPFRGALALILFVLVLSVRPSMRRDLEQMAVKVGNVSQDSFLLTLRASLYTLLLALPWVMLLAALGWMLIKSGVHPFSDAVGEGFRRSLTIFFVFQVIRYLLIPNGLAEVHFRWQPDVTALFRRHLYWLVPLLVTAVFIVGVTEWQDNEIYRNTLGRSVFIIGLLIFGFFTHLTLNPWSGAPDSMQREGRNGWGRGAFWYPLALMITLLLVLLSFEGYHYTAVKLGRLLLQSIAAGLLVFVLYYLAVRWLLVAERRLALARARAKRQAVQEAREAKEIAEAAGEGLPDTLDMKEINLATINEQTRRLLRVLALVAMMGLLVLVLVWSGLMPALGFLGDVVLWQHISLGVEGEQLTPISLVDVLLACLVLVLMVVAGRNLPGLLEIALLQPMAVDPGTRYTVSNISRYLIYAAGTVTALALVGLAWDDVQWLVAAMGVGLGFGLKEIFANLISGIMILFERPIRIGDTVTVGDISGTVSRIRIRATTITDWDNKELVVPNKTFIIDPLINWTLSDPITRLVIKVGIAYGSDTKKAHQIMVDVITAHSDVLKEPNPTVFFVGFGDSSLDFEIRVFVRERLLRMPLTHDLHMALEAALRKADIEIPFPQRDLHLRSVDPAISTYMPSHN
- a CDS encoding 1,4-dihydroxy-2-naphthoate polyprenyltransferase, whose translation is MKKDRIAVFNSATELLFMGSDFNRQVRHWLLAIRPKTLGISLAPVLVGSALAWSEQQELHWLPALAALIAALLIQIGTNLHNDAADFERGADTHERLGPKRATAQGWFTAAAVKRAAKISFSLAFLTGIYLAMIGGWPIIIIGLLSLTAGYAYTGGPRPIAYSASGELFVFIFFGLFAVMGSYYIQTLSLSLNIFFSACAVGFLAAAVLLVNNYRDLDSDVKASKFTLTNYLGRKNSRYLYMVLLLVPFTLPMALQTSSDNNWLILSALPLALLLLYRLTTLQPGPVFNQILAHTAQLQLLFSALLSVSLII